From a region of the Phragmitibacter flavus genome:
- a CDS encoding transcriptional regulator → MIDFSQLDKVIHEKGRLSIMTLLTARSPRAFQDLKAELGMSDGNLVTHLRTLSKEGYVRELKSTAVDSGRSLTTYEVTGAGKGAFKAYLNVLEAIVKASKPG, encoded by the coding sequence ATGATTGATTTCTCCCAGCTTGATAAGGTGATTCATGAGAAAGGAAGGCTTTCGATCATGACGCTTTTGACGGCGCGCAGTCCGCGGGCGTTCCAGGATTTGAAGGCGGAGCTGGGGATGAGTGACGGAAATTTGGTGACGCATTTACGAACGCTGAGCAAGGAAGGTTATGTTCGGGAGTTGAAGTCGACGGCGGTGGATAGCGGGAGATCGTTGACGACTTATGAGGTAACGGGGGCGGGCAAGGGGGCGTTCAAAGCTTATCTGAATGTGCTTGAAGCAATCGTTAAGGCGTCGAAGCCGGGATGA
- a CDS encoding protein-disulfide reductase DsbD family protein, translating to MPLPRLSLTLLLALLPLTTPVFAQPAKPVTGTLISEKSTIAPGEPFRVAVRLDHQPGWHVYGKTIEPGAAAKPTRLLWKLPEGWTTEDLPWPATHELITTGGGKSAGYEGVVHLPTKIIPPASLNPGEKVTLEMTVDALVCDPKSCMPVKIPLTLELSVDTTSLLNADASQAFADLPSAEYPPPSAADANAATPQKSLGVMLLFGFLGGLILNIMPCVFPVLGIKITSIVNQSGDDKRRVLLHGLTYTFGVLFSFWVLVALLQTFEVSWGGQFQSPMFTFAIVLLFTVFGLNMAGLFEVGSSAVGVGSDLTRQSGLRGSFFSGLLATLVSTPCSAPFLAPALVYGLALDVLPSMLFFTVIGLGLAAPFLILSMSPGLMKLLPRPGAWMESFKQAMAFLMLGAAAYFAWSLQGLISDTAQRDLLIGLVVIAFALWIYGRWCVISKPTKTRLRGAFAAVFFLALGLWWGWPHPKDTFWKEWSPEIAQSYLDEGKTVYIDYTARWCTTCQFNKRVYNDDIKKQFEAQGIVALKADWTDYDERITAALAKLDRAAVPVNVLVIPGKDDPIILPEILTEDIVKNAIQQVPSPAS from the coding sequence ATGCCCCTTCCCCGCCTGTCCCTGACTCTCCTCCTCGCCCTGCTGCCGCTGACGACGCCCGTTTTCGCCCAGCCCGCCAAACCCGTCACCGGCACCCTCATCTCCGAAAAAAGCACCATCGCCCCCGGTGAACCCTTCCGCGTCGCTGTCCGACTCGATCACCAACCCGGCTGGCACGTCTACGGCAAAACCATCGAACCCGGTGCCGCCGCCAAACCCACCCGCCTCCTCTGGAAACTCCCCGAAGGCTGGACCACCGAAGACCTCCCCTGGCCCGCCACCCATGAATTGATCACCACCGGCGGCGGCAAATCCGCCGGTTATGAAGGCGTCGTCCATCTTCCCACCAAAATCATCCCCCCCGCCAGCCTCAACCCTGGCGAAAAAGTTACCCTTGAAATGACCGTCGACGCCCTTGTCTGCGACCCCAAAAGTTGCATGCCGGTGAAAATCCCCCTCACCCTCGAACTCTCCGTCGACACCACATCCCTCCTCAACGCTGACGCCAGCCAGGCTTTTGCCGACCTGCCTTCTGCAGAATACCCTCCACCTTCAGCCGCCGACGCAAACGCCGCCACACCACAAAAAAGCCTCGGCGTGATGCTTCTCTTCGGCTTCCTCGGCGGACTCATCCTCAACATCATGCCCTGCGTTTTCCCCGTGCTCGGCATCAAAATCACCAGCATCGTCAACCAGTCCGGCGACGACAAACGCCGCGTTCTTCTGCACGGCCTCACCTATACCTTCGGCGTGCTGTTTTCTTTCTGGGTGCTCGTCGCCCTCCTGCAAACGTTCGAGGTCTCCTGGGGCGGCCAGTTCCAGTCGCCGATGTTCACCTTCGCCATCGTCCTGCTCTTTACCGTTTTCGGACTCAACATGGCCGGACTGTTTGAAGTCGGCTCCTCCGCTGTCGGTGTAGGCAGCGACCTCACCCGCCAGTCTGGACTGCGCGGCTCCTTCTTTTCCGGTCTGCTCGCCACCCTCGTCTCCACCCCGTGCTCCGCCCCCTTCCTCGCCCCTGCCCTCGTCTACGGCCTCGCCCTCGACGTGTTGCCTTCGATGCTCTTCTTCACCGTCATCGGACTCGGCCTCGCCGCCCCTTTCCTGATCCTCTCCATGTCCCCTGGTCTCATGAAACTCCTCCCTCGCCCTGGTGCATGGATGGAAAGCTTCAAACAAGCCATGGCCTTCCTCATGCTCGGAGCCGCCGCCTACTTCGCCTGGAGCTTGCAAGGTCTCATCAGCGACACGGCCCAGCGCGACCTGCTCATCGGCCTCGTCGTGATCGCCTTCGCCCTGTGGATCTACGGGCGCTGGTGCGTCATCTCCAAGCCCACCAAAACCCGCCTAAGAGGGGCCTTCGCCGCCGTTTTTTTCCTCGCCCTCGGACTCTGGTGGGGCTGGCCGCATCCCAAAGACACTTTCTGGAAAGAATGGAGCCCTGAAATCGCCCAATCCTATCTCGATGAAGGCAAAACCGTCTACATCGACTACACCGCCCGCTGGTGCACCACCTGCCAGTTCAACAAACGTGTCTACAACGACGACATCAAAAAACAATTCGAAGCCCAGGGCATCGTCGCCCTCAAGGCCGACTGGACCGACTACGACGAGCGCATCACCGCCGCCCTTGCCAAGCTCGATCGCGCCGCCGTCCCGGTCAATGTGCTGGTCATCCCCGGCAAAGACGATCCCATCATTCTCCCCGAAATCCTCACCGAGGACATCGTTAAAAACGCCATCCAGCAAGTCCCGTCGCCCGCGTCATAA
- the ispH gene encoding 4-hydroxy-3-methylbut-2-enyl diphosphate reductase, translating to MKIHLATHFGMCFGVRAALRSTHEVAKSGPVTLLGQLVHNPLVEEHMRSLGVRQGELDRVGQSESRRVVISAHGAADRQREAWKVAGFEVTDTTCPLVRKAHQALEGLVREGYFPVIVGQAGHVEVRGLRGDFPGAMVVLDEMDVEGLPFQKHFGVVAQTTQPLMKVLRLVEVLKCRHPESEVRFVDTVCRPTKQRQSALEELCGRCDTMVVIGGRNSNNTKQLAETARERGLKVWQVERAEELEGEWFVRSREVGVTAGTSTLDETVRAVMDRLQRFAAEAGAAN from the coding sequence ATGAAAATCCATTTAGCGACTCATTTCGGCATGTGTTTTGGCGTTCGCGCGGCGTTGCGCAGCACTCATGAGGTGGCGAAGTCCGGTCCGGTGACTTTGCTGGGGCAGCTGGTGCATAATCCCCTGGTGGAGGAACACATGCGATCACTGGGCGTGAGGCAGGGTGAGTTGGATCGGGTAGGTCAGTCGGAGAGCAGGCGGGTGGTGATCAGTGCGCATGGGGCGGCGGATCGTCAGCGTGAGGCTTGGAAGGTGGCGGGTTTTGAAGTGACGGATACGACGTGTCCATTGGTGAGGAAGGCGCATCAGGCATTGGAGGGGTTGGTGCGGGAGGGGTATTTTCCGGTGATTGTGGGTCAGGCGGGGCATGTGGAGGTGAGAGGATTGCGCGGTGATTTTCCGGGAGCGATGGTGGTGTTGGACGAGATGGATGTGGAGGGGTTGCCGTTTCAGAAACATTTCGGGGTGGTGGCGCAGACGACGCAGCCTTTGATGAAGGTGTTGAGGTTGGTGGAGGTGCTGAAGTGCAGGCATCCAGAGTCGGAGGTGAGGTTCGTGGACACGGTTTGCCGTCCGACGAAGCAGCGGCAGTCGGCTCTTGAGGAGCTCTGTGGCCGGTGTGATACGATGGTGGTGATCGGCGGGAGGAACAGCAACAACACGAAGCAATTGGCGGAGACGGCGCGGGAGCGGGGGTTGAAGGTATGGCAGGTGGAAAGGGCGGAGGAGCTGGAGGGGGAATGGTTTGTGCGATCGCGAGAGGTGGGGGTGACGGCGGGGACGTCGACGCTGGATGAGACGGTGCGGGCGGTGATGGATCGGTTGCAGCGCTTTGCGGCGGAGGCGGGAGCGGCTAACTGA
- a CDS encoding ferritin-like domain-containing protein: MNTKSWIEHFERNQFGFVEPVTVPGGSRLPELVRKPLARSLAVFQLGESGGGTRLMRYVRQTVAEEDGFTGYERAVQYFVAEEQNHARLLVNLVKYLGGDLIEKQWSNSVFRKIRHGLGLEFNLQILLTAELMAEVYYGLLYRRSGDEVVRVYCHKILSDEMRHLAFHAEFFRSRAEDWSEEKKTWWGWQFGVCLRAIAMVLAWEHRDCFKALGVGKGEVFRMAVKSGERFMRRIDGGQKLWRARMQARAEGSTMVAS; the protein is encoded by the coding sequence ATGAACACGAAGTCCTGGATCGAACATTTTGAGAGGAATCAGTTTGGGTTTGTGGAGCCGGTGACGGTGCCTGGGGGATCGAGATTGCCGGAGTTGGTGCGCAAGCCATTGGCGCGTTCGCTGGCGGTTTTTCAGTTGGGGGAGTCGGGTGGCGGAACGAGGTTGATGCGGTATGTGCGGCAGACGGTGGCGGAGGAAGATGGCTTTACAGGGTATGAAAGGGCGGTGCAGTATTTTGTCGCCGAAGAGCAGAACCACGCGCGATTGCTGGTGAATTTGGTGAAGTATCTGGGAGGGGATTTAATCGAGAAACAGTGGAGCAATTCGGTGTTTCGGAAAATACGCCATGGGCTGGGGCTGGAGTTCAATCTGCAGATTCTGCTGACGGCAGAGCTGATGGCGGAGGTTTATTATGGGCTGTTGTATCGGAGGTCGGGGGACGAGGTGGTGAGGGTTTATTGCCACAAGATATTGTCAGACGAGATGCGGCATCTGGCGTTCCATGCGGAGTTTTTCCGCAGCAGGGCGGAGGACTGGTCGGAGGAAAAGAAGACGTGGTGGGGATGGCAGTTCGGAGTTTGTTTGAGGGCGATTGCGATGGTTTTGGCTTGGGAGCATCGAGATTGTTTCAAGGCGTTGGGAGTGGGGAAAGGAGAGGTTTTTCGAATGGCGGTGAAGTCGGGGGAAAGGTTTATGCGCAGGATTGATGGGGGTCAAAAACTGTGGCGGGCGCGGATGCAGGCACGTGCGGAGGGATCGACGATGGTGGCCTCGTGA
- the rnr gene encoding ribonuclease R: MHKQIINLLGRKDYTPSNVPEILAQVGLKPGQQQALQEVLKEMEREGKIIRTKGNRYIMADAADLISGVLQINRAGKGFLQPDEAGMKEIVVPENATGTALHGDRVLVRKEVRLKGLRQTTEEDERGTVVRILERNRSQLVGTLQKSKQFLFVIPDDPRIQQNIMVPPPKDVGRPANIGDKVVVELLAWESRNTNPEGEIIEVLGAPDEEGVDMLGVIRNYNLPLHFPKPVLDEANTIAKSRADNQPAEDERDGRVDCRKHQVITIDPDDAKDFDDAICVRRVSRDMWKLWVHIADVSHYVKPGSALDVEASKRGNSTYLVDRVIPMLPEALSNELCSLKPGLDRLTKCVEFDLSNKGEVLKTRFYPAVIHSKRRYTYKEALAIIEKPATDDLERMVHDANHLAQMIRKARFKAGSLDLDFPENKIRLDEQGKVLRIERMENDVSHQLIEEFMLLANEEVAGRLMKLRLPAVYRVHESPKPQRLQAYRDDVLGHKVACGDLSLRPEIQKLFERLQGLAIGQALKIGFLKSLMRARYAVEPLGHYGLNKAKYAHFTSPIRRYADLVVHRALFDKEPGTVASLKKISDHISATERNSADAERDSKDVKMYAYLKAQIKAEKRDVYEALVTDVRNFGFFVDVPALGMSGLVHLSSIQDDFYEFDPTRGNLTGRHTRKVIKLGDDIKVQVCRVDDFKKMVDFQLAGTDGGSGPAKKRGRRGDDRDRDRDEPGGGGGRGRESQGGRNGRKPEARGGGGGEKKFEKLKGRGRGKSSSSSSGGGASATTKSGGGSGGKPAEGKSGDKKPGFSRKRGSGPKGPTTGGAQRERRD, encoded by the coding sequence ATGCATAAACAAATCATTAATTTACTCGGACGGAAGGATTATACGCCGTCGAATGTGCCAGAAATACTCGCCCAAGTGGGCTTGAAGCCGGGTCAGCAACAGGCTTTACAAGAAGTGCTGAAGGAGATGGAGAGAGAGGGGAAGATCATCCGCACCAAAGGGAATCGGTATATCATGGCGGACGCTGCGGATTTGATTTCCGGCGTGCTGCAGATCAATCGTGCAGGCAAGGGATTTCTCCAGCCGGATGAGGCGGGGATGAAGGAGATCGTGGTGCCGGAGAATGCGACGGGAACAGCGTTGCATGGGGATCGTGTGCTGGTGCGCAAAGAGGTGCGGCTGAAGGGGTTGCGGCAGACGACGGAGGAGGATGAGCGCGGCACGGTGGTGCGAATTTTGGAGCGCAACCGGTCGCAATTGGTGGGAACCTTGCAGAAGAGCAAACAGTTCCTTTTTGTGATTCCGGATGATCCGCGCATTCAGCAGAATATTATGGTGCCGCCGCCGAAGGATGTGGGTCGACCTGCGAACATTGGCGACAAGGTGGTGGTGGAGTTGCTGGCCTGGGAGTCGCGCAATACCAATCCTGAAGGGGAGATCATTGAGGTGTTGGGGGCTCCGGATGAGGAGGGGGTCGACATGCTGGGGGTGATCCGCAATTACAATCTGCCGCTGCATTTTCCGAAGCCGGTGTTGGATGAGGCAAACACGATTGCGAAGAGCCGCGCGGACAATCAGCCAGCAGAAGATGAGCGCGATGGGCGTGTGGATTGCCGCAAGCATCAGGTGATCACGATCGATCCGGATGATGCGAAGGATTTTGATGATGCGATTTGTGTGCGTCGGGTGTCGCGGGACATGTGGAAGTTATGGGTGCACATCGCCGATGTTTCGCATTATGTGAAACCGGGGAGTGCGCTGGATGTGGAGGCGAGCAAGCGCGGCAATTCGACGTATTTGGTGGACCGGGTGATACCGATGCTGCCGGAGGCGTTGAGCAATGAGTTGTGTTCGTTGAAGCCGGGGTTGGATCGTTTGACGAAGTGTGTGGAGTTTGATTTGTCGAACAAGGGGGAGGTGCTGAAGACGCGCTTTTATCCGGCGGTGATTCATTCGAAGCGTCGTTACACATACAAGGAGGCGCTGGCGATCATTGAGAAACCGGCGACGGACGATTTGGAAAGGATGGTGCATGATGCCAACCATCTGGCGCAGATGATCCGCAAGGCGCGGTTCAAGGCGGGATCACTGGATCTGGATTTTCCGGAGAACAAGATCCGTCTGGATGAGCAGGGCAAGGTGCTGCGCATTGAGCGGATGGAAAATGATGTGTCGCACCAGTTGATTGAGGAATTCATGCTGCTGGCGAATGAGGAGGTGGCGGGTCGTTTGATGAAGCTGAGGCTGCCGGCGGTGTATCGGGTGCATGAGTCGCCGAAACCCCAACGCTTGCAGGCTTACCGGGATGATGTGCTGGGTCACAAGGTGGCGTGTGGCGATCTTTCGTTGCGGCCGGAGATCCAGAAGTTGTTTGAACGTTTGCAGGGGCTTGCCATCGGGCAGGCGCTGAAGATCGGATTTTTGAAGTCGCTGATGCGGGCGCGTTATGCGGTGGAGCCGTTGGGGCATTATGGATTGAACAAGGCGAAGTATGCGCATTTCACTTCACCGATCCGCCGTTACGCGGACTTGGTGGTGCACCGGGCGTTGTTTGACAAGGAGCCGGGCACGGTGGCGTCGTTGAAGAAGATTTCGGATCACATCAGTGCGACGGAGCGGAACTCGGCGGATGCGGAGCGCGACAGCAAGGACGTGAAGATGTATGCGTATTTGAAGGCGCAAATCAAAGCGGAGAAACGCGACGTGTATGAGGCGTTGGTGACGGATGTGCGGAACTTTGGATTTTTTGTGGATGTGCCCGCGCTCGGAATGAGCGGATTGGTGCATTTGTCATCGATCCAGGATGATTTTTATGAGTTTGATCCGACGCGCGGGAACTTGACCGGCAGGCATACACGGAAGGTGATCAAGCTCGGAGATGACATCAAGGTGCAGGTTTGCCGGGTGGATGATTTCAAGAAGATGGTCGATTTCCAACTGGCAGGAACTGATGGTGGAAGCGGCCCAGCGAAGAAGCGGGGTCGACGCGGCGATGATCGGGATCGGGATCGCGATGAACCGGGTGGTGGCGGCGGGCGCGGCCGGGAGTCGCAAGGCGGGCGCAACGGCAGGAAGCCGGAAGCCCGGGGTGGTGGCGGCGGCGAGAAAAAATTTGAGAAGCTCAAAGGGCGTGGCCGCGGGAAGTCGTCGTCATCTTCGTCAGGAGGTGGTGCATCGGCCACGACGAAGTCGGGGGGTGGTTCTGGAGGGAAGCCGGCGGAGGGCAAATCGGGAGATAAAAAGCCGGGATTTAGTCGCAAGCGTGGGTCGGGTCCGAAAGGGCCGACGACTGGCGGAGCGCAGCGAGAGCGTCGGGATTGA